Sequence from the Numida meleagris isolate 19003 breed g44 Domestic line chromosome 2, NumMel1.0, whole genome shotgun sequence genome:
aaaagtattgtAATGTTGAAAAGTGAACTAGAAAAGATCTAGGAAAGACTACTGGTACACTGGAGGATTGCATCTCAAAAGTTGTAAATATTAAAGGATTCCATCTTACACAGGAAAAtatctggaaggaaaaagatgtctgaaaaacaaaataaccagATTTTTTGCATAAACGTTGGCCTcacaaaacataaaaggaaCACTGGGCAAGAAAATAGCATACCATAAAATTGCATGGTTCAAGGATTAACAGTATATGTATGCTTTAATCTTTATAGTGAAATCAAACTTCATTAGTACTATTTGAGTATCATCACTATCTTACCGTGTTTTGTTGTTCTAAGTGAGTTAAACTTTAACTAATCACCCCTGGTCAAGTGATCACATCATTCTTGCAACAAAACTAGAGCTATTACCTCCAGGAAGGTCAGACTTCATTACCTCCCTCTTTCAGGGGAGAATGCTTCAGGTTGTGAAGGAGACAGCACTGCCAAGGAaagcctgcactgctgctgtccgTAGGATACATGGCCTGCAGGAGTGCTCCAGGCTTCTAGTCGCTCAATTCAGAACCATCCAGCGCTACTAGAAATCTCACATGGATTACTTAAgaacactgctgaaaatgtgACAATTGAGTATACAACTGTGGATGTTATGCTATGAACTGGACACAGGCCAGATAAACCAAGACTTTATTAAAACATGCAGTTGGTTAAAGTATCACGAACGACACAGTAGACGTCTGACCAGTCCTTCAGAAAACTTTCATAAAATGACCTTGAATTAAGGTTTCTATACAAGACATCAACATACTTAGATCAGCGGTGCAGATCCGGTGACCCtcattctcattctttttcagtgtCTCTATTAGGCCCCAGTGGACTGGAGGCAGAGGGCTGTAAGAACTCAGCAAGTGAAGTTGACTtaatgggttttgttttatttctgtaatccTCAAGGCCCTCAAGATAGCAGGTGCAAACTTAGAATAATGAGCTGTAGATGAAATAATAATTGGACAAGTTCTATCTTGTAATCGATCTGCAACTACTTTAGCAACAGCTGTATGTGTATCCAGAATATATCCTGTAGTGCTGTAGACAGAGTGAATGGCAGCAAGGCAGTCCTCCTCAGAGCACCACCCAGCCACCAAGTCCTGCTGAAGCTTTTCAAGTAGATCTTTCCGCAGCTGAAAGTGGCCCTGAGTTTCCAGCTGGTTATATAACTGTGTCACCAGCTGTCCATCACCATCAGCAATCAGGTGCAAGTATCGCTCAAGATTGGAGGACTTCAAAATATCTATTGCTGGTGAAAAAgttggaattaattttcttcccctcaaaTCATAAATACCTGTTCTTATAAAGTCAGTCAAGACATTGTTTTCATTGGAagcacaaatgcattttctaataGGGATTCCCATCATTTTAGCATACAAAGCAGCTAATATGTTGCCAAAGTTCCCTGTAGGAATGCAAATGTCTACAGGGTCTCCAAACGCAATAATACCTTGATGAACAAGATCGAGGTATGCAGAGGCATGATAAACTACCTGAGGAAGCAGTCGTGCCCAGTTTATGGAGTTTGCTGCTGCTAAAGAGGTGCCATATTCTACTGTAAGATAGCCAGTATAATCAGAGTCagcaaagattttcttcatagcagtCTGGCAAAAGTCAAAATCAGATTTGACACCTACTGACCAGGCATTCTCCTTCTGACAACCAATCATCTGTGATTTTTGAATCGGGCTTACTCcatcctcaggaaaaaaactcaTCACAGCAATTCTCTGTTTATCAGTGTCATGGAGACGACTAAAGCCATCTAGGACAGCACTCCCTGTGTCACCAGAAGTAGCTACCAGAACCAAGTAATTACAGCTCCTGGGAATGCAGTATGCGAATATATGTGGCATCATCTGTAATGCAAAATCTTTAAATGAAGCTGTTGGTCCATGAAATAACTCAAGGAGAAACTGATTACCTGTCAGATGCCTAACCGGGGCTATTTTAGAACAAGTAAAGTTTTCTCCATAAGCAGTTCCAATAATTTCTCTCAGTTTAGAAGCAGGAATATCAGCAGGATGTATGCATCTCTCTAGTATCACCTGGGCTCTTTCAGCATAAGTTGCTTCTATTATGCTTTGCCATTCTTCAGCAGTCAGTTCTGGAAGTCCTCTCTCAGGAACAAAGAGTCCTCCGTCCGAGGCTAAGCCTTCAATAACAACGTCACTGAAATACTTCTGAGAGTTTTTTTGTGTGCTCCTAGTTGAAACATAAGTTTCCACTTCGGAGTTCTGGTATCTCTTCACAGCATCAAGCACCTTTTCTGCTacaacctctgctgcc
This genomic interval carries:
- the THNSL1 gene encoding threonine synthase-like 1 isoform X3; protein product: MFHIVQYRPLRLITRNSLSRICLKLMFSRLVTFEQISKSRFSSHSLVGNKNIILMGPPGAGKTTVGRIVGQKLDCPVIDVDDDVLETTWNMSVSEKLQDVGNEQFLEEEGKALLKFSASGSVISLSGSNPMHTAGMQHVKRNGIVVYLDVPTTVIMSRLKSMKVDRIVGQGPATSLKDILQFRKQFYKRWYDVRVLCGGSMAAEVVAEKVLDAVKRYQNSEVETYVSTRSTQKNSQKYFSDVVIEGLASDGGLFVPERGLPELTAEEWQSIIEATYAERAQVILERCIHPADIPASKLREIIGTAYGENFTCSKIAPVRHLTGNQFLLELFHGPTASFKDFALQMMPHIFAYCIPRSCNYLVLVATSGDTGSAVLDGFSRLHDTDKQRIAVMSFFPEDGVSPIQKSQMIGCQKENAWSVGVKSDFDFCQTAMKKIFADSDYTGYLTVEYGTSLAAANSINWARLLPQVVYHASAYLDLVHQGIIAFGDPVDICIPTGNFGNILAALYAKMMGIPIRKCICASNENNVLTDFIRTGIYDLRGRKLIPTFSPAIDILKSSNLERYLHLIADGDGQLVTQLYNQLETQGHFQLRKDLLEKLQQDLVAGWCSEEDCLAAIHSVYSTTGYILDTHTAVAKVVADRLQDRTCPIIISSTAHYSKFAPAILRALRITEIKQNPLSQLHLLSSYSPLPPVHWGLIETLKKNENEGHRICTADLSMLMSCIETLIQGHFMKVF
- the THNSL1 gene encoding threonine synthase-like 1 isoform X1 codes for the protein MLAVISLSKQKNTRRASCLICVENAVFLLNLFTFEWSVFMMSCLSLYTNYIQYNSIVGVRHKSVALSSCQKRIGCNSSILAVAQQVSGLSRWLEKKTQKMFHIVQYRPLRLITRNSLSRICLKLMFSRLVTFEQISKSRFSSHSLVGNKNIILMGPPGAGKTTVGRIVGQKLDCPVIDVDDDVLETTWNMSVSEKLQDVGNEQFLEEEGKALLKFSASGSVISLSGSNPMHTAGMQHVKRNGIVVYLDVPTTVIMSRLKSMKVDRIVGQGPATSLKDILQFRKQFYKRWYDVRVLCGGSMAAEVVAEKVLDAVKRYQNSEVETYVSTRSTQKNSQKYFSDVVIEGLASDGGLFVPERGLPELTAEEWQSIIEATYAERAQVILERCIHPADIPASKLREIIGTAYGENFTCSKIAPVRHLTGNQFLLELFHGPTASFKDFALQMMPHIFAYCIPRSCNYLVLVATSGDTGSAVLDGFSRLHDTDKQRIAVMSFFPEDGVSPIQKSQMIGCQKENAWSVGVKSDFDFCQTAMKKIFADSDYTGYLTVEYGTSLAAANSINWARLLPQVVYHASAYLDLVHQGIIAFGDPVDICIPTGNFGNILAALYAKMMGIPIRKCICASNENNVLTDFIRTGIYDLRGRKLIPTFSPAIDILKSSNLERYLHLIADGDGQLVTQLYNQLETQGHFQLRKDLLEKLQQDLVAGWCSEEDCLAAIHSVYSTTGYILDTHTAVAKVVADRLQDRTCPIIISSTAHYSKFAPAILRALRITEIKQNPLSQLHLLSSYSPLPPVHWGLIETLKKNENEGHRICTADLSMLMSCIETLIQGHFMKVF
- the THNSL1 gene encoding threonine synthase-like 1 isoform X2: MLAVISLSKQKNTRRASCLICVENAVFLLNLFTFEWSVFMMSCLSLYTNYIQYNSIVGVRHKSVALSSCQKRIGCNSSILAVAQVSGLSRWLEKKTQKMFHIVQYRPLRLITRNSLSRICLKLMFSRLVTFEQISKSRFSSHSLVGNKNIILMGPPGAGKTTVGRIVGQKLDCPVIDVDDDVLETTWNMSVSEKLQDVGNEQFLEEEGKALLKFSASGSVISLSGSNPMHTAGMQHVKRNGIVVYLDVPTTVIMSRLKSMKVDRIVGQGPATSLKDILQFRKQFYKRWYDVRVLCGGSMAAEVVAEKVLDAVKRYQNSEVETYVSTRSTQKNSQKYFSDVVIEGLASDGGLFVPERGLPELTAEEWQSIIEATYAERAQVILERCIHPADIPASKLREIIGTAYGENFTCSKIAPVRHLTGNQFLLELFHGPTASFKDFALQMMPHIFAYCIPRSCNYLVLVATSGDTGSAVLDGFSRLHDTDKQRIAVMSFFPEDGVSPIQKSQMIGCQKENAWSVGVKSDFDFCQTAMKKIFADSDYTGYLTVEYGTSLAAANSINWARLLPQVVYHASAYLDLVHQGIIAFGDPVDICIPTGNFGNILAALYAKMMGIPIRKCICASNENNVLTDFIRTGIYDLRGRKLIPTFSPAIDILKSSNLERYLHLIADGDGQLVTQLYNQLETQGHFQLRKDLLEKLQQDLVAGWCSEEDCLAAIHSVYSTTGYILDTHTAVAKVVADRLQDRTCPIIISSTAHYSKFAPAILRALRITEIKQNPLSQLHLLSSYSPLPPVHWGLIETLKKNENEGHRICTADLSMLMSCIETLIQGHFMKVF